A genome region from Gadus macrocephalus chromosome 15, ASM3116895v1 includes the following:
- the LOC132473809 gene encoding hemorrhagic metalloproteinase-disintegrin-like kaouthiagin, whose translation MLVGLEIWTYGDQIEVSPDPDATLERFRNWRQQTLLPRTKHDNAQFITKVDFIGNTVGLAYTGVLCTSNSVAVNEDHNDNAIGVATTLAHEMGHNLGLSHDAPGCVCRSSQPQSGCIKAPSHG comes from the exons ATGCTGGTGGGTCTGGAGATCTGGACCTACGGAGACCAGATAGAGGTCAGCCCCGATCCAGACGCCACACTGGAACGCTTCAGGAACTGGCGCCAGCAGACACTGTTACCGAGGACCAAGCATGACAACGCTCAGTTCATCAC GAAGGTGGATTTCATCGGCAATACCGTAGGCCTGGCGTACACCGGTGTATTATGTACCAGCAACTCCGTGGCCGTCAACGAG GATCATAACGATAACGCCATCGGGGTGGCGACCACCCTCGCCCACGAGATGGGGCACAACCTGGGCCTGTCTCATGATGCTCCAGGCTGCGTCTGCCGGTCCTCCCAGCCCCAGAGCGGCTGCATCAAGGCCCCGTCACACGGGTAG